ATCAGGTGGCACGTCTCCCACATAAGCAATCACAAAAAGCCTAGCTTCTGGGAATTAGAAACAAAGCACACAATGGTGGCAGTAAGGATGACAACCACAGCAACGCTAATTACAGGATAACAAAGACGTTAGTAAGTGTCACTACTATTTCAGCCACAGGCACCACACAGAAAGGCACCTGATGTTCACTGGGCACCAGGACTTCCTGAacctgtctcctcatctgtacaCTGAGGATCCCACTTTTCAAAGTTGTGAGGATTGTAAGGGCCCAAAAGAAGTCTCCAAATGGCAGACGGCACAGCTATTGCCGCGGAGTCTATCACTTTGCTTGTAATTTAACATATGACACGGCAATCATCACAATAGGCAGATGAATGAAACCTTCTTACACATTCTTCTAGAGATGATAGAAAACGAGGCTCCAAAAGTTACAGAACCTAGACTGGAACCTGGGTCTGTCTGGCTCTAAAGGTCGAGCGCACTCCACAGGCCACTGTGTGAAGGGCCGAGGACACGCAGAAGCAAAGAACACGCATCCCCAGCCCTGCGCTGATTCCAGCCTCACACCAGGCCGTCTACCAGTCAGAAGgtgtggaagtgtcctaggcagAGTTAACAGCCAAAAGGTGTGAATTCCTACAGGTGCATACTGTGTTCCCCTGAGGAAAGCAGCCAGCTCTCACTGATTTCCCCTAAGTATTAGACTGAAGGCACCTGCCCCCAAAAAAGGTGAAGAATCTTGGTTTGATTCTGCATTTCACACTTAACAAGAAACTTGGCCTTGGGCACGAAGAGCCCTTGTCTTCTGTAGGCCATCGTTTCCACCCCTGCACAACACAGCTGTTCTACCTCTCCTTCATACTACAAATGGAAAATGGGCTAGAAGACAGACCGGGGAGGGGCACTCACAGTGCTGTGAGCCTCCCTGAGAGACACAGGCCCACGTGGAGCCAGGCAGCAGCGCTCTGCTCTGGAAGGCAAATCCTCCCGTTTGACCAGGACCATACTTTCCATCCCATGATGGGAAATTTAGGCAATACACCCTCTTCTCAAGAGCTGATGCACTTAATACAACAGAATGAAAAGCACACGTCCATTTTCACCTGCCTGGAGCTAAACCACTCCATAAGGCAAGCGATAAGGTGAAAGCTCAAACTCCATGCTCTCTATCAAAGACACTCACTTCCAGGAGTCTAGTCGCTGAACGTGAACTGCTCTCAACGGAACCCCTGAGCTGGGAGTCAGAGCACACTGCCTCTCGACTGCCCTCCTTGGCAAAAGGACACCCGAGGGCACCTACAGAAATTGCGAGGATGCTCCCCACCCGGCAACACCACTTCACACCGCCACGGGCACTTGCGCTCCACCCGGCAACACCACTTCACACCGCCACGGGCACTTGCGCTCCACCCGGCAACACCACTTCACACCGCCACGGGCACTTGCGCTGGCCTAAGTTCACCACCCGTTTGACTGCTTTCTCCTAACTTAGGCAACTCCCACGCTGCTCAAGTGAAGACATGCGGGCGACAGTGCTGTAAACTCGAAAGGGCGGGACTGGGGGAAGGGCTCCTCTCTCTGCACTGGGCCGTCtgggggcggcgggggagggggggtgcgCCTTCTTCCCGGAGGCCGGGCGGTGAAGCACCTCTCCTCCGTGGCCGCCTCCGCCCCGGCCCTCGCTCGCCCCCCGAACCCTGGCCATTTCCATTTGCTCCTTTCGGAGAGGAAGCGTTGGGGGGCTGCACGGGACGCGCCCAGGCTCGGAGGACAGAGCACGGAGCGGAGGGGCGCGCCGGCAGGGACCCCGGCCCCGGTGAGCACGCGGACAGACAGTGGACACGCCGGTAACAGCCCCAGGGCCGGGGTCTAAGAAGGAAGGGGGGACGCCGAGGGGGCGCCGTCTCAgagccccagggcagggggcGGCGCCCGCACCCAGACCCGGCGGGCTGCCCCAGCCTCTTCTTCGCCCGAACCCCGCCGATTCGGCTCAGCACCCGCCCCCAAGCCCAGCCCGGTACCCCTCCCAGGACCCCGGCCGCTCACCTAGACGCCTCAGCCTCCGTGCCGCCGTCGCCGCTGCTCAGATCTCCCTCTTTTACGCCCGCGTATCGCGAGACGTACGCCTGCGCTCTCGCGAGACCTGGGCGGGGCAAGCCGTAAAACTCCGGGCCCGCGCACCAACGGGTCCTGGGGCCTTCGTGTTCGCCCCCATAGCCACCCACCCGCAGGAGACCCCGCTCGGAGAGGACTGGGAACCAAAGGCCAGCCCGTGGGACTATCTTCGTGGCCCAGGCCTCTGCGGGTCAGGCTTCCACTGGGCGGCTGCCTGGCACCGTATTGTGGGAACAGCACCGGCCAACGGTGGCCTCGCAGGGCCAAACTTTCCAGCCCGCCGGACTAGTCCGCAGATTTTGCCCCTACAGTATTTGCCTGAATGAATGCCTTTTTTACTTTCCCCTGGCCCTCTAAAACAACGCGAAAAACCGGTCTACTAAGCTACCCTCCCAGCGCCCTGTGAGCTGTCGGGGCGCGATGCCGTCGTCTgggtcccagttctccagggcgcAAGGGCAGAGCGGGGCGAGGTCAGCCCACAGCCAGCAGATCCCTCCTGGAACCACAGCAACCTGCGTCCACTAACGGGTCTCAccggcccctcctcctcccctccccctgctaaGCGTCCGAGGGTCTGCACCGAATTCCCTTCCAGAGAATAAAACACAAGGTTTTGTGGCCGGAAGGAAACGGGATGGGGAGGTGCAAGCAGGACAGGAGGCTCTCTGGGCTACATTAGCGGGCTGCGAgcgcaaataaaacaaaattttagaagtCGGGCCTGCAGCCTACTTCAGTGATCTGGACTACCCTAGGACCCTATGGAGATTCCTGGGTATCTATTCTTTCCCCCAGCGATCCTTCGGATTTGTGAACTAAAACTGCTGCCTGCCGTATCAGTAAATAAAAGACGTTCCGGTCACCAGCCACTACAGCCACCCCCGATGGTGAGACCAGGGAACTCGGGATGGAAACAGCATGCCCGCCGTCAGACACTGCAGCCACCACCTCACCGCCCCGCCACCCCAACGGCACACCGAAGAAACTCAGGAAGAGAAAACATAGGAcgctggccccagagagctgaggtgcacatcaaagaaATGATTTCAGTGACCCCCGACTCCGGCATCTTCCCAAacgtagaaaagcactaaattccttaacttgagatgtcttgcttttcttttgttaactGTGATCATTTGATattccaactacctggtctttgctGCTAAAACTCCTATAGATCCTGGCTCCCCCCTTGCCGCTTCGGAGCCATCTCCgagttatctgagatgctgcGTTCGGGCTTAAGTCCTCTGTCTTGTccgccgaataaaacataactctcagctCCCAGGTGGCGCGCGCTTTCTTCGGTCCGCGCATTTAATCACCATTACAATCAATAAACTCTTCTTAAGAGATGAGCACACCTCCAGGAAATGGCtttgaagaaattaatttttcaaaggaTGGACTTAAAAGCACGGAATTCCATAAAGTAATACGGCCTGTATTGTCTCGTAAAGCTGCGTCGCGTTCCCGGAAGAGCATAAGGAAACAAACGCACACACCGCCTCCCCGCTCGCTCCGGCGCACTTACTGTAAGTCTCTGGAGGCCGGAGTATGACGGCAACAGTCCCAGCGAAAAGCGAAGCACACCCACCCCGTGCATAATTCATACCAAACGTCTTCCCTGATTGTTCTGAGAACTCTCACTGCTTGAAGAATGGATGTATTTCCAGATCACTCGCCAGAGAGATGGACACAAATGCCCAGACTGAAACTTCAGATTTTTTCTACATTACGCGGTAAACCCAAAATAACACCAGGAAACCTGTGGGTTGTTTTGGAGCAAGGGTGGAAGCCTGTTGCTCTGTAACATACTAACGTGGGTATGAAGAGAAAGTTACATAAAGGTGTCCGTGTGTATGTTTCTCTGCCTcctagtgttttttgtttgtttggtttggttttttttgcggtacgcgggcctcccactgctgtggcctctcccgttgcggagcacgggctcagcggccatggctcacgggcccagctgctccgcagcatgtgggatcttcccgaaccgggacacgaacccatgtcccctgcatcggcaggcggactctcaaccactgcgccaccagggaaacccgactGCCAGTGTTTTTATCCTTCCCTCAGTCTGCCTTCCCATCCTTTAATCTTTGCCTATCTCTTCCTCTTCACAAATCATGTTATAGAGACTTTTTTTAGCATATGTCTTGGACACTGAATATAGGTTTGTCATATCTTTTGGGCTTAAAAAAAGGTCCCCCATTTGTCCTGCCCGCTGCATCCGAGATCAGGCTCGGATCTCCCCAGCCACACTTCAGGAAAGGGCTCAAGCTACATTTGCAGTGAAAAAGAACCAGAAACAGCAGAAGAAACTCTCATTCCTTCACagaccttcccccttccctcttcggTACTGTGTGGCCAAGAGGTACACCTCTGATGATTCCTTCCTGCTGGCTTCAGGTTTTACAGTCCTTGTTTTCTGGAATTCCTCTGTCAGTCTCTTCTGTAACCGATGGCTTTGACTTCCAGCCCAGGTTTTACACAGCAATGTTCCCCCAGGGTGCAGGACTTCTGGAGCCATGTCCAGAAGGGACAAGCACAGGCTGATGAGCCTGTCGTGGTCGAGGCCCCGGATCCCTGTGGCGTTGGGTGCCATGTCACTCAGAATCACATCTGCTCTCCCAGCAGGAAGCAGTTCTCGGATTCTCTGCAAGGTTCTTGGGTCAGTCACATCGGCAGGGCACAGAAAAGTTGCTCCTTCCAGGGGGGACACGTGAAGGAGATCTACCCCAAGCACAGAGCCAACAGGAGCACTGGGATCTAAGGAAGAAACGGTGACTGTGCTTATTTACACCCTGaatcttcccacaaacaataaatgcaacaaaataataaaatagaaacaaaaagtcaGGACCGAGGAAAAGAGCTAATGTGCAAATATGTGGACACAAGCCTTTCCCCACTTTCTGTACATCCTACAAAAACACGTGGTGGGGAGTGGTGGTCCTTCTAcctctgaggaaactgaggcccagagaggaaaagTGACTGTCCCAGGGGACAGGCAGACCAGGGGCCACACCCTGGGCCCTGACACCGTCTGATTTCATTGCACTCCCTGA
This genomic stretch from Globicephala melas chromosome 15, mGloMel1.2, whole genome shotgun sequence harbors:
- the MRM2 gene encoding rRNA methyltransferase 2, mitochondrial isoform X2 — its product is MARSSKLVWASFQRQKFHTSGSCFKGRTGAEHLWLMRHLRDPFVKAAKVESYRCRSAFKLLEVNERHRILRPGLRVLDCGAAPGAWSQVAVQSVNAAGTDPSAPVGSVLGVDLLHVSPLEGATFLCPADVTDPRTLQRIRELLPAGRADVILSDMAPNATGIRGLDHDRLISLCLSLLDMAPEVLHPGGTLLCKTWAGSQSHRLQKRLTEEFQKTRTVKPEASRKESSEVYLLATQYRRGKGEGL
- the MRM2 gene encoding rRNA methyltransferase 2, mitochondrial isoform X1, whose amino-acid sequence is MEAWLTRSRSSKLVWASFQRQKFHTSGSCFKGRTGAEHLWLMRHLRDPFVKAAKVESYRCRSAFKLLEVNERHRILRPGLRVLDCGAAPGAWSQVAVQSVNAAGTDPSAPVGSVLGVDLLHVSPLEGATFLCPADVTDPRTLQRIRELLPAGRADVILSDMAPNATGIRGLDHDRLISLCLSLLDMAPEVLHPGGTLLCKTWAGSQSHRLQKRLTEEFQKTRTVKPEASRKESSEVYLLATQYRRGKGEGL
- the MRM2 gene encoding rRNA methyltransferase 2, mitochondrial isoform X3 yields the protein MLTAPLPLRGLEIALRSHTGSSKLVWASFQRQKFHTSGSCFKGRTGAEHLWLMRHLRDPFVKAAKVESYRCRSAFKLLEVNERHRILRPGLRVLDCGAAPGAWSQVAVQSVNAAGTDPSAPVGSVLGVDLLHVSPLEGATFLCPADVTDPRTLQRIRELLPAGRADVILSDMAPNATGIRGLDHDRLISLCLSLLDMAPEVLHPGGTLLCKTWAGSQSHRLQKRLTEEFQKTRTVKPEASRKESSEVYLLATQYRRGKGEGL